Proteins encoded together in one Oceanobacillus iheyensis HTE831 window:
- a CDS encoding FAD-dependent oxidoreductase, whose product MKEQSLSSAEPLWRKNIELPQFDKLQQSVKTDVCIVGGGITGITTAYLLAKEGVKVTLIDADNILNGTTGHTTAKITEQHGLVYDELIKNLGKEVALNYYQAAKEANDFIKNTIQQQDISCGYEEQDAYLYTNDYYYVDKIENEFNAYNKLNINAELVDTLPIQIPIKKGLVMPGQAQFHPLKYLHFLLRDAINNGLEVYEHTVAMEVERNKHTTVITKDDHRITCNYVVSASHFPFHDSEGLYFTRMYAERSYVIAGKTDTKVKGMYINVESATRSVRSVTIDNEDYILIAGENHRAGQGKSSIGHYEELQAFAKTYFDVSHIAYRWSAQDLTTLDKLPYIGPITDGDPSILIATGYRKWGMTNGTLAAHVLASYIMKHENNRYRELLSPSRFKADPMVKKLFTVNANTAKEFIKGKFNFTGDTKVDELNQDEATITHNKGSRIGVYKDKQDNIYSVDTTCTHLGCEVNWNQEDRTWDCPCHGSRFNYTGEVIEGPAKQPLKKVSLDD is encoded by the coding sequence ATGAAAGAACAATCATTGTCATCCGCAGAACCGTTATGGAGAAAAAATATTGAGCTTCCTCAATTTGATAAATTGCAGCAATCTGTGAAAACAGATGTTTGTATAGTTGGTGGTGGAATAACCGGAATCACTACTGCCTATTTACTAGCAAAAGAGGGAGTTAAAGTAACACTGATTGACGCAGATAATATATTAAATGGAACAACTGGGCATACAACAGCAAAAATCACAGAACAACACGGATTAGTATATGATGAACTGATTAAAAACCTGGGGAAAGAAGTTGCATTAAACTATTATCAAGCTGCTAAAGAAGCGAATGATTTCATAAAAAATACGATACAACAACAAGATATATCTTGCGGTTATGAGGAACAAGACGCCTATTTGTATACGAATGATTATTATTATGTAGATAAAATTGAAAATGAATTCAACGCATATAACAAATTGAATATTAACGCTGAGCTAGTTGATACCTTACCGATTCAAATTCCCATAAAAAAAGGGTTAGTAATGCCTGGGCAAGCTCAATTTCATCCATTAAAATACTTACATTTCTTACTTCGTGATGCAATTAATAACGGACTAGAGGTTTATGAACATACGGTTGCTATGGAAGTAGAAAGAAATAAGCACACAACAGTTATTACAAAAGATGACCATCGTATTACTTGCAATTACGTTGTTTCTGCAAGCCACTTTCCATTTCATGATAGTGAAGGATTATATTTCACACGAATGTACGCAGAACGTTCCTATGTAATTGCTGGGAAAACTGATACCAAAGTAAAAGGAATGTATATTAATGTTGAATCTGCTACACGATCTGTACGATCGGTAACCATTGATAACGAGGATTATATATTAATTGCTGGTGAAAATCATCGTGCTGGACAAGGAAAATCATCTATAGGGCATTACGAGGAGTTGCAAGCGTTTGCAAAAACATATTTTGATGTAAGCCATATAGCTTATCGATGGTCTGCACAGGACCTTACTACTCTAGATAAACTTCCTTATATTGGTCCGATTACAGACGGGGACCCAAGTATTCTTATAGCAACCGGTTATCGTAAATGGGGCATGACAAATGGAACATTAGCCGCACATGTATTAGCAAGTTATATAATGAAACATGAAAATAATCGATACCGTGAATTATTATCACCAAGTAGATTTAAGGCTGATCCAATGGTAAAGAAGTTATTTACCGTAAATGCAAATACAGCGAAGGAATTCATAAAAGGAAAGTTTAATTTTACTGGTGATACAAAAGTTGACGAATTAAATCAAGATGAAGCAACGATTACGCACAATAAAGGATCTAGAATTGGTGTATATAAAGATAAACAAGATAATATTTATAGCGTTGATACAACTTGTACACATCTAGGATGTGAAGTAAATTGGAATCAAGAAGATCGAACTTGGGATTGTCCGTGTCATGGGTCTAGATTTAATTACACAGGAGAAGTTATTGAAGGCCCAGCAAAACAACCATTGAAAAAAGTATCCTTAGATGATTAA
- a CDS encoding histidine phosphatase family protein, whose translation MKRIYFIRHCSAEGQHPDAPLTNLGLQQANELSLFLQNTNESFCGIWSSPYLRAIDTIKPFSNYLNLEINIDDRLKERVLCAEPTEDWMDALKQSFEDPEFYLPGGESASTLLQRANAVLTPLINNPKLTNIIIVSHGNILSHLFHQFNGDFGFEDWKTLGNPDVYALDINSSTNMKLTPIYK comes from the coding sequence ATGAAGAGAATATATTTCATTCGACACTGTTCTGCAGAAGGACAACATCCTGACGCTCCTTTAACAAACCTAGGGTTGCAACAAGCAAATGAATTATCATTATTTCTCCAAAATACGAATGAATCGTTCTGCGGCATATGGTCAAGTCCTTATTTGCGAGCTATAGACACAATAAAACCGTTTTCAAACTATCTAAATTTGGAAATAAATATTGATGATCGTTTAAAAGAACGGGTCTTATGCGCAGAGCCAACAGAGGATTGGATGGACGCATTAAAACAGTCTTTTGAAGATCCAGAATTCTATTTGCCAGGCGGTGAATCCGCATCTACACTTTTACAAAGAGCAAACGCAGTTTTAACCCCTTTAATAAACAATCCTAAATTAACTAATATTATCATCGTCAGTCATGGCAATATATTATCTCATTTATTTCATCAATTTAATGGTGATTTTGGTTTCGAAGATTGGAAAACACTTGGAAATCCTGATGTATATGCATTAGATATTAATTCTAGTACTAACATGAAATTAACACCTATTTATAAATAA
- a CDS encoding 4Fe-4S dicluster domain-containing protein produces MAFVITSPCKTEKAGECVEVCPVDCIEEGKDMFYIEPDICIDCGACEAVCPVEAIYMEDEVPEEENEYISLNRLFFENR; encoded by the coding sequence GTGGCTTTTGTTATTACGTCACCTTGTAAAACTGAAAAAGCAGGAGAATGCGTCGAAGTTTGTCCTGTTGATTGTATAGAAGAAGGCAAAGATATGTTCTACATTGAACCGGATATCTGCATTGATTGCGGTGCTTGCGAAGCAGTATGTCCTGTAGAAGCAATATATATGGAAGATGAAGTACCAGAAGAAGAAAATGAGTATATTTCATTAAACCGTCTATTTTTTGAAAATCGATAA
- a CDS encoding SDR family oxidoreductase, whose amino-acid sequence MQNKTIIVTGANTGMGLATTIELAKKGIHVIMACRDTKRGNEAKEKAMEESNSTNISLYQCDLGSMESISKFADQIKEDFDKIDGLINNAGVVSLKHTKTEDGFESMTGVNHLGHFLLTHLLLDVLKKSEQARIINVASGAYKAGTLDYNDMHFNNRSFNVIKGYGQSKLCNILFTLELNKHLEGTNVSTFALHPGAVSTSLGVDRQTGFGEKVHLLLRPFFLTSEEGAETAIYLATEPKIDHLSGRYFYKKKLQPTKYNKVNEDEAKKLWDWSIKELGMEHKAIEEVAP is encoded by the coding sequence ATGCAAAATAAAACGATAATAGTAACCGGCGCAAACACTGGAATGGGATTAGCAACAACGATAGAACTTGCTAAAAAAGGTATTCATGTAATTATGGCATGTAGAGATACTAAACGCGGTAACGAAGCAAAAGAAAAAGCAATGGAGGAAAGCAACTCAACGAATATCTCATTATATCAATGTGATTTAGGTTCTATGGAAAGTATATCTAAATTTGCAGATCAAATAAAAGAAGACTTTGACAAGATTGATGGTTTAATCAATAATGCGGGTGTTGTTTCACTTAAACATACCAAGACTGAAGATGGATTTGAATCAATGACTGGTGTTAATCACCTCGGTCATTTCTTGCTGACTCACCTTCTCTTAGATGTGTTGAAAAAATCGGAACAAGCTCGAATTATTAATGTAGCTTCTGGGGCCTATAAAGCTGGAACGTTAGATTATAATGATATGCATTTTAACAATCGTTCATTTAATGTAATTAAAGGTTATGGACAGTCTAAATTATGCAATATACTCTTCACACTTGAATTAAATAAACACCTAGAAGGTACCAATGTATCAACGTTTGCCCTACATCCTGGAGCGGTATCGACAAGTCTCGGTGTAGACAGACAGACGGGATTTGGTGAAAAAGTACATCTTCTACTTCGTCCCTTCTTCCTTACATCAGAAGAAGGTGCGGAAACTGCTATATATCTTGCCACAGAACCGAAAATTGATCACCTTTCAGGCAGATACTTTTATAAGAAAAAATTACAGCCGACAAAATATAATAAAGTGAATGAAGATGAAGCTAAAAAATTATGGGACTGGAGCATTAAAGAGCTCGGAATGGAGCATAAAGCTATTGAAGAAGTTGCACCATAA
- a CDS encoding biotin transporter BioY translates to MNRQSNKLRIMLKISIFAAITAILAQVEIPLPLIPISGQTLAVGIAATILGSRQGSLAMVLYMAIGMVGLPVFAGFSGGSQVLVGPSGGYIFGFIAAAYVTGLILEKTRFTIPMAVIANIMGMFVTLVFGTIQLKLVLDLEWTASLAAGVYPFLAVGFIKAFLASWIGIVVRRRLIQAKLLGDMPKEIA, encoded by the coding sequence TTGAATCGACAAAGTAATAAATTGAGAATTATGCTTAAAATCTCTATATTTGCCGCAATAACTGCAATACTTGCACAGGTGGAAATTCCCCTTCCGCTTATTCCAATCAGTGGCCAAACACTGGCAGTAGGGATTGCAGCAACTATTCTTGGAAGCCGTCAGGGTTCATTGGCAATGGTGCTCTATATGGCGATTGGAATGGTCGGCCTTCCTGTATTCGCTGGATTCAGCGGGGGATCACAGGTGCTTGTAGGCCCTTCAGGTGGGTATATTTTTGGGTTTATAGCCGCAGCATACGTTACTGGTCTCATTTTGGAAAAAACAAGGTTTACAATCCCCATGGCTGTCATCGCAAATATTATGGGAATGTTTGTAACACTAGTTTTTGGTACTATTCAATTGAAACTTGTATTGGATCTTGAATGGACTGCTTCCTTGGCTGCCGGAGTATACCCGTTTCTTGCTGTAGGATTCATTAAGGCATTTCTAGCCAGTTGGATTGGCATTGTTGTCAGAAGACGCCTTATACAAGCAAAACTGCTTGGAGATATGCCAAAAGAAATTGCATAA
- a CDS encoding DUF6501 family protein, whose product MIHLNWEDRPTMKQIECVHADAKKFIVNNKLTPGKRYDVKNETEEFYFVIDNSNRMAGFHKEYFKEL is encoded by the coding sequence ATGATTCACTTAAATTGGGAAGACAGACCAACAATGAAACAAATTGAATGTGTGCATGCGGACGCAAAAAAATTTATTGTAAATAATAAATTAACACCAGGCAAACGTTATGATGTGAAAAATGAAACAGAAGAGTTTTATTTTGTAATTGATAATAGCAACCGCATGGCAGGTTTTCATAAAGAATACTTCAAAGAGTTGTAA
- a CDS encoding copper-translocating P-type ATPase, with the protein MNHEHNHNHSTDDHQNYGSHGHEDHHEHMISDFKRRFFISFFLAIPVIILSDMIQMFFGYTLSFSGDHWVEFILATVIFFYGGWPFITGLFDEIKQKSPGMMTLIGFAIFVAYIYSAATVFGIDGNDLFWELATLIVIMLLGHWIEMKSINKASESLEALADLMPQEAVKIDTEGNTETISISHLQTGDHLLIKPGEKVPADAVIIKGKSSIDESMLTGESVPVEKSVKDEVIGGSINTSGSLTVEVTKTNEEGYLSQVIQLVKEAQESKSKTQMLSDRAAKLLFYVAVIAGILTFIIWLLLGYGLAEATTRMVTVLVISCPHALGLAIPLVVARSTVLSANKGLFIRNRMGFEDARNVDTVVFDKTGTLTKGAFGITDIIPEGEQSEEELLRIAASVESQSEHPIATGILNEAKNRNIDIQSPDEFDSITGAGIKAVLNNESILAVSPGYMEKENIAFDKHKFQSLSEAGKTVIFIVKQDSFIGMIALADQVKDSSKEAINRLHELGIHAQMLTGDNEKVAKGVANQIGIDEVIAQVLPHEKADKIQQLQQENKRVAMTGDGINDAPALANADLGVAVGAGTDVAMESADIVLVNSDPKDVVSIIELSRLTYHKMIQNLWWAAGYNIIAIPLAAGILAPWGIVLDPAVGAVLMSLSTIIVAINARTLNMK; encoded by the coding sequence TTGAATCATGAACATAACCATAACCACAGTACAGATGACCATCAAAATTATGGATCCCATGGTCATGAAGATCACCATGAACATATGATTTCAGACTTTAAACGACGATTTTTTATTTCTTTCTTTTTAGCCATTCCAGTCATTATTTTATCTGATATGATTCAAATGTTCTTTGGTTATACATTATCTTTTAGTGGAGATCATTGGGTCGAATTCATTCTTGCAACTGTTATCTTTTTCTACGGAGGATGGCCATTTATAACTGGATTATTTGATGAGATAAAACAAAAATCTCCCGGGATGATGACACTTATTGGCTTTGCCATTTTTGTTGCTTATATTTATAGTGCTGCCACTGTATTTGGTATCGATGGTAACGACTTGTTTTGGGAGCTTGCGACGTTGATTGTGATCATGCTTCTTGGCCATTGGATTGAAATGAAATCTATCAATAAAGCTTCAGAATCTCTAGAAGCGCTCGCAGACTTGATGCCACAAGAAGCAGTGAAAATAGATACAGAAGGTAACACCGAAACGATTTCCATATCTCACTTACAAACGGGAGATCATCTATTAATTAAACCAGGTGAGAAAGTTCCAGCAGATGCTGTGATCATTAAAGGAAAGTCTTCCATAGATGAGTCGATGTTAACAGGAGAATCTGTACCTGTTGAGAAATCTGTTAAAGATGAAGTAATCGGAGGGTCCATTAATACATCAGGTTCGTTAACTGTAGAAGTTACAAAAACGAATGAAGAAGGCTATCTGTCTCAAGTCATTCAATTAGTAAAAGAAGCACAAGAAAGCAAATCCAAAACACAAATGCTATCTGATCGTGCGGCAAAATTGCTATTTTATGTAGCTGTTATTGCTGGTATCCTTACATTTATCATTTGGCTCCTATTAGGATATGGACTTGCAGAAGCAACTACGAGAATGGTTACGGTATTAGTCATTTCATGTCCACACGCATTAGGGTTAGCAATTCCATTAGTTGTAGCTCGATCCACTGTTTTATCTGCTAACAAAGGCTTGTTTATTCGAAATAGAATGGGTTTTGAAGATGCTAGGAATGTTGATACAGTTGTTTTCGATAAAACAGGCACATTAACGAAGGGCGCATTTGGGATCACAGATATCATTCCGGAAGGCGAACAATCCGAAGAAGAATTGTTACGAATCGCAGCTTCGGTAGAATCACAGTCTGAACATCCCATTGCAACAGGGATTTTGAATGAAGCGAAAAATAGGAATATTGATATTCAATCGCCTGATGAATTCGATTCTATTACAGGAGCAGGAATAAAAGCGGTATTAAACAATGAATCAATTCTGGCAGTCAGCCCAGGCTATATGGAAAAGGAAAATATCGCTTTTGATAAACATAAATTTCAATCGTTATCGGAAGCGGGGAAAACAGTTATTTTTATAGTAAAACAGGATTCGTTCATCGGTATGATTGCGTTGGCTGATCAGGTGAAAGACTCGTCCAAAGAAGCGATAAATCGTTTACATGAACTTGGTATCCATGCTCAAATGCTTACAGGTGATAACGAGAAAGTAGCGAAAGGTGTAGCAAACCAAATTGGTATCGATGAAGTAATAGCACAGGTGCTACCACATGAAAAAGCAGATAAGATACAACAGCTGCAGCAGGAAAATAAACGAGTCGCAATGACTGGTGATGGGATTAACGATGCTCCTGCATTAGCGAATGCAGATTTAGGTGTAGCAGTTGGAGCAGGTACAGATGTTGCCATGGAAAGTGCTGATATCGTATTGGTCAACAGTGATCCCAAAGATGTTGTTTCTATCATTGAATTATCTCGATTGACTTACCATAAAATGATTCAAAATTTATGGTGGGCAGCAGGATACAATATCATTGCGATTCCATTAGCTGCAGGTATATTAGCCCCATGGGGGATTGTATTAGATCCTGCTGTTGGAGCGGTACTCATGTCACTAAGTACAATTATTGTAGCGATCAATGCTAGAACGTTAAATATGAAATAA
- a CDS encoding DUF3221 domain-containing protein: protein MTRKIILLTVFFCIMLLIGCSNNLTGYIVGIEDNDIYFSDGMTQEEYEESQDKSIQQLIDENVSLISLRYDGDKEFKPGDYVKVKLDGDILASYPEQAIAKEITSIKK, encoded by the coding sequence ATGACAAGGAAAATCATTCTTTTAACCGTATTTTTCTGCATAATGCTATTAATCGGATGCTCTAATAATCTAACAGGTTATATTGTTGGGATAGAAGACAATGATATTTATTTTTCTGATGGTATGACGCAGGAAGAGTATGAGGAATCGCAAGATAAATCAATCCAACAGTTAATAGATGAAAATGTATCATTAATTAGCTTAAGGTATGACGGTGACAAAGAGTTCAAACCTGGTGACTATGTAAAAGTGAAATTAGATGGAGATATTTTGGCATCTTACCCGGAACAAGCTATTGCAAAGGAGATAACAAGCATCAAAAAATAG
- a CDS encoding GNAT family N-acetyltransferase has translation MNVYIEEVTKENWREIATLTVASHQQHLVESVSYCLAESFIEQYTISLGLYDDDTPIGYAMVGFHSQEKQSAWFDRFMIAAEHQGKGYAHQYIPLILDYIKMKYQVKSIKLSIIPTNDVAKLLYEKYGFVLTGETDPEGELIMELFVEDSGY, from the coding sequence ATGAATGTATATATTGAAGAGGTCACAAAAGAAAACTGGAGAGAGATCGCAACGTTAACAGTTGCATCTCACCAACAACATTTAGTGGAGAGTGTATCATATTGTTTAGCGGAAAGTTTTATTGAACAATATACAATTTCTTTAGGATTGTACGATGATGATACACCTATAGGGTATGCAATGGTAGGATTTCATTCCCAGGAAAAACAAAGCGCATGGTTTGATCGGTTTATGATTGCTGCAGAACACCAAGGGAAAGGGTATGCACATCAATATATACCGTTAATCCTGGATTATATAAAAATGAAATATCAAGTAAAATCGATAAAATTAAGTATTATACCTACGAATGATGTTGCAAAACTATTATACGAGAAGTATGGATTTGTGCTAACAGGGGAGACAGATCCAGAGGGAGAATTAATTATGGAATTATTTGTTGAAGATAGCGGTTACTAA
- a CDS encoding LAGLIDADG family homing endonuclease, whose amino-acid sequence MVSKRPRKRLLETEEIIRLYLKGESTTEIAKAANVSSRYIRMLLKDNNVEMRPIGSWKRKYRLNEDYFKTWSNNMAYILGFFIADGTVAKGAQFVSLAQKEKYILEQIRDELASNQPIYKNENTGVYILSINSRILKKDLTEIHGIYPNKSNTIRLFSEWMYKNKGLYLERKYEAFQRETLPLDQLKDIGIKLHKNALKERRSKS is encoded by the coding sequence ATTGTGAGTAAACGGCCTAGGAAAAGACTTTTAGAAACGGAAGAAATAATAAGGTTATATTTAAAGGGAGAGAGTACTACTGAGATTGCAAAAGCAGCTAATGTTTCATCAAGATATATTAGAATGCTTTTAAAAGATAATAATGTTGAAATGAGACCTATAGGAAGTTGGAAAAGAAAATACAGACTTAACGAAGACTATTTTAAGACATGGTCAAATAATATGGCCTATATTTTAGGGTTCTTTATAGCAGATGGAACTGTAGCGAAAGGTGCTCAGTTTGTTAGTTTAGCTCAGAAGGAGAAATATATTTTAGAACAGATAAGAGATGAATTAGCATCCAATCAACCGATTTATAAAAATGAAAATACAGGAGTATATATTTTAAGTATCAACAGTAGAATACTTAAGAAAGATCTAACCGAGATTCATGGTATTTATCCTAATAAATCAAATACTATCCGATTGTTCTCTGAATGGATGTATAAAAATAAAGGTTTATATTTAGAAAGAAAATATGAAGCGTTTCAAAGAGAAACTTTGCCATTGGATCAGTTAAAAGACATAGGAATTAAACTACATAAAAATGCGCTTAAAGAGAGAAGAAGTAAATCATAA
- a CDS encoding M14 family metallopeptidase: MQITVRAGDTSWYYSQLFQVPLILIETSNPDINVASLTIGQSLEIPGFIINEYNVQPGDSYWSIASRYQLPIDSIEILNPNVNPQNLQPGQTLLIPVKIQDLLVNDIDQYTYEKFIQDLILLQQVYPFIQQRYIGNSVLGKDIIELQIGAGSKQVHMNGSFHANEWITTPVLMKFINEYVLALTNGTAIRGLPMLPFYQQTQLSIVPMVNPDGVDLVVLGADAAGEFRESVLEINNQNTDFSDWKANIRGVDLNNQYPALWDVEAERKPTSPQPRDFPGYAPLTEPEAIAIAELTRDRDFSRINALHTQGEVIFWGFEGLEPPESLTIVTEFERVSGYIPIQYVDSYAGYKDWFIQEYRRPGFTLELGQGTNPLPISQFDEIYEETLGILIANLYL, translated from the coding sequence ATGCAAATTACTGTTCGAGCGGGAGACACTAGCTGGTATTATAGTCAATTATTTCAAGTGCCACTAATACTAATCGAAACATCAAACCCTGATATAAACGTTGCATCTTTAACAATTGGTCAATCACTGGAAATTCCGGGATTTATAATAAATGAATATAATGTACAACCTGGTGACAGTTATTGGTCAATTGCTAGTCGGTATCAACTTCCAATAGATAGTATTGAGATTTTAAATCCCAATGTTAATCCACAAAACCTGCAACCTGGTCAAACCTTATTAATTCCAGTAAAAATACAGGATTTACTTGTAAATGATATCGATCAATATACGTATGAAAAATTTATACAAGATTTAATATTGTTACAACAAGTATATCCATTTATTCAACAGAGATATATAGGAAATTCTGTATTAGGAAAAGATATTATAGAATTGCAGATTGGGGCGGGATCGAAACAAGTGCATATGAATGGCTCATTCCATGCCAACGAATGGATTACAACGCCGGTATTAATGAAGTTCATAAATGAATACGTACTTGCATTAACAAACGGTACAGCAATCCGTGGCTTACCAATGTTGCCGTTTTATCAACAAACGCAATTATCGATTGTGCCGATGGTTAATCCTGATGGTGTAGATCTGGTAGTCTTAGGTGCTGATGCTGCAGGAGAATTTCGAGAGTCTGTATTGGAAATTAATAATCAAAACACTGATTTTTCCGATTGGAAAGCAAATATACGAGGCGTAGATTTAAATAATCAATATCCGGCCTTATGGGATGTGGAAGCAGAAAGAAAACCTACTTCGCCACAACCTAGAGATTTTCCAGGCTATGCCCCACTTACAGAGCCAGAAGCTATCGCTATCGCAGAACTAACTAGGGATCGTGATTTTAGTAGAATAAATGCACTTCATACCCAAGGAGAAGTAATTTTCTGGGGATTTGAAGGGTTAGAACCGCCTGAATCTTTAACGATTGTAACAGAATTTGAAAGAGTAAGTGGATATATCCCGATACAGTATGTAGATAGTTATGCTGGATATAAAGATTGGTTTATACAGGAATACAGGCGTCCTGGTTTTACATTAGAATTAGGTCAAGGAACCAACCCACTACCGATTAGTCAATTTGATGAAATCTATGAGGAAACTTTAGGGATACTAATAGCAAACCTTTATTTATAA